The DNA sequence ATGATGAGACAGGAGATTTTGCGGATATTAAAGGGCAGGAGATATTAAAACGAGGAATGGAGATTGCGGCTGCCGGTATGCATAATATACTGATGACAGGCCCTGCCGGTTCAGGGAAATCCATGATCGCCAAATGTCTGCCGACCATTCTTCCCAGACTTTCGTTTGAGGAAAGTATCGAGATAACAAAGATTTACAGTGTGGCAGGTCTTTTGAAAAAGAATCAGTCGATCATTACCGGACGCCCATTTCGTTCTCCGCATCATACGGTATCGGCCATTGCTCTTGCCGGGGGTGGAACGATCCCAAAACCGGGTGAGATCAGTCTCAGTCATAATGGGGTGTTGTTCTTGGATGAATTGCCGGAATTTAACCGGAATGCTCTCGAGGTTATGCGGCAGCCGTTAGAGGATCGGGAGGTTACGATTGCAAGGATTCATGGCAAATATGTATATCCTGCGGGCTTTATGCTGGTAGCAGCCAGAAATCCATGTCCCTGTGGTATGTATCCGGATCTGAATAAATGCACCTGTTCGTACAGACAGATCCGGCAATATAATGCAAAGATCAGCAGACCGTTATTAGATCGAATCGATATCAATGTAAACGTACAAAAAGTTGCTTACGAAGACCTTCTCGGAACGAAAAAAGCAGAGACATCAGCACAAATTCGAAAGCGTGTGCTGGCTGCACAGAAGATACAAAGGGAACGCTATAGATCAGAGAGCTTTCATTTTAATTCACAGTTAGACGGCAGACGCACACAGAAGTATATCAAGTTGGGATCGACGGAAGAGGCGATGATCCGTGATGTATTTGAGGAGACAGATCTGTCGGCGAGAGGATATAACAGAGTGCTTAAGATAGCGAGAACTATCGCGGATCTTGATGGAAGTCCCGAGATCAGGGAGATACATCTGAAAGAGGCCTTGTTTTTCCGATATCAGAATCTTCTTGAGGATGGTGAGACGGGAAGAAACAGATCTTACGGAAAGGGGGCTTTCGGATATGGATCTTGACTTACTCCATTTATGGCTTGGGATGTTCCCTGATATAACGAATATGACCATGGGAAAGATCCTTGCGTATTTTGGCGGGCTGCAGGAGCTGTGGGAAGCACCTGACCGGGAGATTCAGGGAGCTTTGACAGAGATACAGGGAAGCAAGATTTTGGAACTTCGGGATGAGAAGAAGATAATAGCATATAAAAACAGACTAAAAGAGAGAAATATTACATATATATATCCCGGACACCCTTATTTTCCGGAAGAATTACTTAACATTCCGGATTGCCCAAGGCTGTTATATGCCAGAGGCAGGGTGGAAGAGCTTGCATTAAATCGTCCGGGTATTGCTGTTGTAGGAGCCAGAAAGGCTTCCGCATATGGAAAGGAGATCGCGAGGTCATTTGTTTCTAAGCTTGCGTCATATCAGACCAATATCATCAGCGGGTTGGCTGCCGGTATTGATGGAACGGCACAGCGGGCGGCGGTAGAAATAGAAAATGGATTTACCATTGCGGTACTTGGATGCGGGATCAATATCTGTTATCCGAGAGAGAATTATGATTTGTATGAATGCATTGAAAGAAGCGGTGTGATCTTGTCGGAATATGGGCTGGATGTGGAACCGGCAAAATGGCGGTTCCCACTTAGAAACAGGATCATCAGTGGCTTGGCAAAAGGGGTTCTGGTTGTGGAAGCGCAGAAAAAAAGCGGTTCACTGATAACGGCAGATCAGGCACTTGAACAGGGACGGGAAGTATATGCGGTTCCCGGACGGATCGGAGACAGGAACAGTGAAGGCTGTAATCAACTGATTCGGCAGGGGGCAATGCTTGTAACAGATGCAGCGGATATAATAGACGAACTGGGACTCTGTAAAAAAGAAGAAATTGCACAAAAGAAAGACATGGTATGCAGGGAACAGCTTGATTTACCGGAGCAGGAGATCTTTGCCTGTTTGGGTAGGGATGTTGTATATATAGAAGACATCTGTTCGCGGGTTGATCAGCCTCCGGCACTTGTTCTGAGCACTCTGTTTGACATGGAGAAAAAGGGATATATCAGGCAGCCGATGCGTTATTATTTTACTGCTGTTTTTTCATAGAACAGGAAGCTTGATGCATTTTGATAAAGAAGGTAATAAAATATTCACTTGCATGGCAGGAAAAAATGGTGTATAGTTTGTGTCGTTTAAACGAACAGGAAAGGAAAGAGTACATGGCTAAATATCTTGTTATTGTAGAGTCTCCGGCGAAAGCCAAGACGATTAAAAAGTTTTTGGGCAGTAATTATGAAGTGATTGCGTCGAATGGTCATGTGCGTGATCTGCCTAAAAGCCAGATGGGCATTGATGTTGATAATGATTTTGAACCGAAATATATAACAATCAGAGGAAAAGGAGATATACTTGCACAGCTTCGAAAAGAAGTAAAGAAAGCTGACAAAGTGTACCTCGCAACTGACCCCGATCGTGAGGGAGAAGCAATCTCCTATCATTTATCAAAAGCACTGAAACTGGATGATAAGAAGTACAAGCGGATTACCTTCAATGAAATTACGAAAAATGCAGTAAAGAATTCAATTAAGCAGGCACGCGATATCGATATGGCACTTGTGGATGCACAGCAAGCGAGACGTGTATTGGACAGACTGGTTGGTTATAAGATCAGTCCGCTTCTCTGGGCAAAGATTAAGAGAGGTTTAAGTGCCGGACGTGTACAGTCTGTAGCATTAAAGCTGATCTGTGACAGAGAAAAAGAGATCAATGAATTTATTCCAAAGGAATACTGGACACTTTCTGCTATGCTGGCACCGGAAAAGGCCAAGAAAAGCATTGAATTCAAATACATGGGAAATGGGAGCGATAAGGAAGAAATATCTTCCAGAGCGGAACTGGATCATATCATAGAAACGATCGGAAAGCAGTCTTTTAAGATCGCATCGATCAAGGACAGTGAGCGTCATAAGAAAGCGCCACTTCCATTTACAACCAGTACGTTGCAGCAGGAAGCTTCCTCCAAGTTGAACTTTGCAACATCCAAAACGATGCGTATCGCACAACAGTTATATGAAGGTGTGGAGATCAAGGGCAGAGGTTCCATCGGTCTGATCTCTTATCTGAGAACGGATTCTACCAGAATATCAGATGAAGCGGCAGCAGCAGCCAAAGATTATATCATAAAGAATTTTGGAGAAGATTATACAGCGGGAATACCTCGGGCAGACAAACCGGGTAAGAAGATCCAGGATGCGCATGAAGCAATCCGTCCGACGGATATCACACTGTCACCGGCAGCTATCAAGGATCAGTTAAGCAGAGAACAGTTCCGTCTGTATCAGCTGATCTATAACCGCTTCCTTGCAAGCCAGATGGCAGAGGCAGTATACAGCATTAAGACCGTAAAGGCAGAAGTAGCAGGCTATCGGTTCCAGACCTCAGTATCAAAGATTGCATTTGCAGGATTTACAACGGTTTATAATGTGGACAATGAGAAGAGTGAGCATATTGCCGGCATTAAGGATCTGAATGAAGGAGATCTGTTAAAATTAGAAGATTTTGACGAGAAGCAGCATTTTACACAGCCGCCGGCAAGATATACAGAAGCACTTCTGGTAAGAACCTTAGAGGAGCTTGGCATTGGAAGACCAAGTACTTATGCACCGACGATCTCAACGATATTGAATCGTCGTTATATCACAAAAGAGAATAAGAAATTATATGTAACAGAACTGGGAGAAGCCGTTAATCAGATTATGGAACAGGCATTTCCGGTTATTATCGACGTGAATTTTACAGCGAATCTGGAGTCTCTTCTCGATAAGATCGGTGAGGGTGCTATCGAATGGAAAGTTGTAGTAAGAAACTTCTATCCAGATCTCGATGCGGCGGTTAAGAAAGCCGAGAGTGAGTTGCAGTCCATTAAGATTGAGGATGAAGTAACGGATGAGGTATGTGACGAGTGCGGACGCAATATGGTCGTTAAGTATGGTCCACACGGTAAATTCCTTGCATGTCCGGGCTTTCCTGACTGTAAATTTACGAAGCCGTTCTTTGAAAAGACAGGAGTTCCTTGTCCGAAATGTGGTGGTGACATAGTAATAAAGAAGACCAGAAAGGGCAGAAGATACTATGGATGTATCAATGCTCCTGAATGTGATTTTATGTCATGGGCGAAACCATCAAGGGAAAAATGTCCGGTATGTGGCAGTTATATGGTTGAAAAGGGTAATAAGTTACTTTGTTCAGCAGAAAACTGTGGATATTCCAGAGATAATACCGAAAAGGGAAAATAGGCATAAGTGATCGGATGAAGTTGTCCGGCCTGCCATATAAAAAAAGTTGTTTTTAAATATTAAATCTCTCGTTTGACAGGAAAGGCTATTGTTATCTCATGACCATTGTGATAGAATGTCAAATAGTGTAGATTTTTTATGCAAAAACAACTTTTTTGTATTTTACATACGGAGGAACAGAAATGAGTGTTCAATTATTAGATAAAACACGAAAAATTAACAAATTATTGCACAATAACAACTCGCATAAGGTTGTTTTTAATGATATTTGTGATGTTTTAAGTGATATTTTAAAATCAAATGTACTGGTTATCAGTAAAAAAGGTAAGGTTCTGGGAATTAAGAACCGTGAAGATATACCTGAGATCCATGAGCTGATCGAGGATAAGGTTGGTCTGCTGATCGACAGTATGCTGAATGAGAGACTTCTCCTTGTATTGTCAACAAAGGAAAATGTAAATCTGACTACGCTCGGATTTGACAGTGATAACATAGAGAAATATCAGGGACTTCTACTTCCAATCGATATAGCAGGAGAACGGCTTGGAACGTTATTTCTGTATAAGCTGGATGCACAGTATGATATTGATGATATTATTCTCGGGGAATACGGAACAACGGTTGTAGGACTTGAGATGATGCGGGCTTTAAATGAAGAAAATGCAGAAGAAGATCGTAAGATCGCAATCGTGCGTTCGGCAATCAGTACTTTATCATTTTCAGAATTACAGGCGATCAAGCACATTTTTTCGGAACTGGATGGAAAAGAAGGAATTCTTGTTGCAAGTAAGGTCGCAGACCGGGTCGGAATTACCCGTTCCGTAATCGTAAATGCACTTCGAAAGTTTGAGAGTGCGGGTGTTATTGAAGCAAGATCCTCGGGCATGAAGGGAACTTACATTAAGGTTCTGAATGATGTTGTATTTGACGAATTAAAAGCCGTATAAAATTTTGCAAAGGAGAGTAAAGAAATGATATTACCAATCATAACATTATTAGTTGGCGTAGCAGTTGTAGGTGTAAGCTTTTTTATTCTGGATAGTCATGATTTTAAAGAGGAAGATGAGATATATAATGAAAGCTCAGAAGAGTTAAAACGAAAGATTACGGAATTATGTGATTCCCTTCTTGAGCAGAGCAAGACATCATTAGACGAATACAGCGAAGATGTCCGCAAGAAGACAGAAAAGGAACTGAAGGAACAGCTTGAAAAATGGGCATCCAAGTTGTCTGAAAAGGCAAAGAAAGAAATGATCGATTATATCAATCAGAGCCTTGCGGAAGCCTATGAAGAATACAATCCTGATGCAGAAGAGAAGCCTGAAACGGTCACTTATGAAGAACTCCTTGAAATGGAAGTAAAAGAAACCGAAGAAGAGATTGCAAGAGAAAAAGAGAAACAGATAGAGAAAACGATTTCTGAAGAAAAAACGGAAACAGAACATCCTGAGAAAAATGAGAAGCCGGAAGATATCGAAGAAGAGCCGGATGAGAATTCTCTTGGAGCATTAGAGGCAAGCGAGACGGAGACAGTTATTTCCGGAGATGCGGTTGCAAATGGTGATATAACCGAGACTGTACCGGAACAGGATGTTGAAGAGAACGCGGCAGAAGATGATGCGGAGGAACCAAAGGAAGAAGTAGAGGAAGCTGTTGCAGAAGAAGCTGTTGCTGAGAAAGCCGAGGAAGAAGTGGCAGAGGAGAAATCCAATGTTGTTGCTTTTAAGAAAGCAGAAGAATCTGCTGTTGAGTCAGAGACAACCGAGACCGCAGAAGAAACGACAGTCGTAGAAGCAACCGGAACCGAGCCTGTACAGAAGCCAGAACAGCCTGCAGGAGGCAACCGCTCAAGAAAGAAGAACCGCAAGAAGAGCAGAACAAACAGAAATCAGAATCGTGTACAGGAGGCAAAGAAAGAAGCTCCTGCGCCGGAAGAGATCTGGGATGATGAGAAGAATATCGATGAAGAGGTGGCAGAGCTTTACAAGCAGGGATTTGGGATCATGGAGATTGCAAATCAGCTTGGAATCGGTGTTGGTGAAACCAAGGTGATCATTAAAAATATTGAGAATCAGAAGCAGTAAATGAAATTGTTTTATACGATAGGAGAAACGGCAGTATGAAGAAAAAATATTTTTTCAGAGGATTAGGCTTTGGACTTATCATCGGTGCGCTTGTCATGATGGTTGGTATCAAGTCCGGAAGCTTTGCAGATACAAAGAAGAATGATCCGTCAAAAGAAGATGCGGTAGGAGTTGTTGCATCGGAAGAGGCTACTGAATCAGCGAAAACGACAGAGACTGCAACGGAAACGACAAAAGAGGATGCAGCTAAGGCAACGACGGAAGTGACGACAGAAGCTACAACAGAGGCGACAAAGGAAACCACAACGGAAAATACAACCAAGGCAACCACGGAAGCCACAACCGAAAGTACAACCAAGGCAACGACAGAAGCTACAACAGAGGCTACGACAGAAGCAACTACGGAGGCTACGACAGAGACAACTACAGAAGAAAAGAAAAAGGGTGGTTCGATCACGATCAGGCCGGGTATGTATGCAGAGGCAATCTCTCAGGCATTATATGATATCGGAATGGTAGACAGTGTACAGGATTTTTATGATTATCTTGTAAGCTCCGGTAATTCCATGAAACTGATGTGTGGAACTTTCACATTCAAGGGTGATGAAACCTACGATGAGATGATCACTATTATGAGAGATGGACGATAGTTATAGCATGAATTAAAACAAAATATGAGATAATGAGCATTGCGCTGGAATGTGCTCGCACATACCAGCATAATGCGAAAAAGACATGGAACTGTTAAGTGACATGAGATTATAAAAAGAAAGTGCTTGCATGCACTTTCTTTTTGTGTTATTATCGTTTTGTGTGTGGGCTTGTATATAGCAGGCTCATAAAAATAATATACATGCTGGTTGATTCCTGAAGTGGTGCCTATAGCTCGGGTGACTCGGTGAAAGAGAGATCAGCAGAAGAATATAACCATGGAGGTAGAAAAAATGAGCGTTATTTCAATGAAACAGTTATTAGAAGCAGGTGTACATTTCGGACACCAGACAAGAAGATGGAACCCTAAGATGAAGCCATACATCTACACAGAGCGTAATGGTATCTACATCATCGACCTTCAGAAGTCAGTAGGAATGGTTGACGATGCTTACAATGCAATCGGTGACTGCGTAGCAAATGGTGGAAAGATTCTTTTCGTTGGTACAAAGAAGCAGGCTCAGGACTCAATCAAGAGTGAAGCAGAGCGTTGCGGTATGTACTATGTAAACGAGAGATGGTTAGGCGGTATGCTTACAAACTTCAGCACAATCCAGACAAGAATCGCTACTCTTAAGAAGTACGAAGCTATGGAAGCTGACGGAACATTTGATGTTCTTCCTAAGAAGGAAGTAATCCAGATCAAGAAGGAGATGGAGAAGCTTCAGAAGAACCTTGGCGGTATCAAGGAAATGAAGGAAATTCCTGACATGATCTTCGTTGTAGATCCTAAGAAGGAAAGAATCTGTATCCAGGAAGCTCATTCACTTGGAATCAAGCTTGTAGGTATTGCTGATACGAACTGTGATCCGGAAGAATTAGATTATGTTATTCCTGGTAACGATGATGCTATCAGAGCTGTAAAGCTTATCGTTTCAAAGATGGCAGATGCAGTTATCGAAGCTCAGCAGGGTGCTGATGCAACAGATGCTGAAGAAGTTGCAGATGAGGAAGCAGCAGTAGAAGAGTAATATTTTAGAATATAAATACTAGAATTTTGGAGGTTATTACGATGGCTATTACAGCAAGCATGGTAAAAGAGTTAAGAGAACTCACAGGTGCTGGTATGATGGATTGTAAGAAAGCACTTACAGAGACAAACGGTGATATGGATGCCGCTGTGGAAGTACTCAAAAAGAGTGGTGCAGCTAAGGCTGAGAAGAAAGCAGCAAGAATTGCAGCAGAAGGTATCGCTAAGGTTGCAATTGATGGTAATACAGCAGTAGTTGTTGAAGTTAACTCAGAGACAGACTTCGTTGCAAAGAATGCAATTTTCCAGGAGTTTGTACAGGCAGTTGCAGATAAGGCACTTACAGTAGATACAGAAAAGGCCGGAGATGGCGAAGACGTTGTTTCAATCCTTGATATGAAGGCTGATCTTGATGATAAGATCCTCAAGATCGGTGAGAAGATCTCCATCAGAAGATTTGAGAAGGTTACAGCAGATGTTGTTGCTTCTTATATCCATGGTGGCGGAAGAATCGGTGTTCTTGTAGCCGGTAACGGTGCTTCAGATGATGCAGCTAAGGAAGCACTTACAAACATCGCAATGCAGATCGCAGCTATGAACCCACAGTATATCTCAAGAGACGAGATCTCAGCAGATGAGCTTGCTAAGATGAAAGAGATCACAATTGACAGTGCATTAAATGATCCATTCTCACTTCCAAAGCCGGTTCTTTCCAAGTTGATCGAGAAGGCTGTAGCCGGTGTATGGAGCGCAGAAGATGTAGCTATCTACGAAGAGAAGAAGTCAAACATGAACTTCTTACCTAACTTCCTTTCAAAGGAAGCTAAGGCTCAGTTAGCAGAGATCGCTTGTGCTGATAAGGAAGAGATCTCAGGCAACAAGATCTTCTCAGGACTTGTTGAAGGACGTATCTCTAAGCAGATGAAGGAAATCTGTCTTCTTGATCAGGGATATGTTAAGGCTGAAGATGGCAAGCAGACAGTTGCAGCATACCTGAAGTCTGTAAATCCTGCTCTTAAGATCGCTAAGTTCGTTCGCTTTGAAGTTGGTGAAGGTATGGAGAAGAAGAACGAAGACTTCGCAGCAGAAGTTGC is a window from the Lachnospiraceae bacterium GAM79 genome containing:
- a CDS encoding YifB family Mg chelatase-like AAA ATPase; the protein is MYSKVTSGGVLGVEGLLIQVETDINDGLPMFNMVGFLSACVKEAGERVRTALKNSGFQIPPKRITINLSPADIRKEGTAYDLPIAIGIMVSMGIIPSERTENILILGELGLDGRVNAVSGILPVVHHAVKQGITRCLVPADNAEEAALIRNMEVIPIHTLCEAEAYLNDRIAIEPAYVDVEALLDQEENDETGDFADIKGQEILKRGMEIAAAGMHNILMTGPAGSGKSMIAKCLPTILPRLSFEESIEITKIYSVAGLLKKNQSIITGRPFRSPHHTVSAIALAGGGTIPKPGEISLSHNGVLFLDELPEFNRNALEVMRQPLEDREVTIARIHGKYVYPAGFMLVAARNPCPCGMYPDLNKCTCSYRQIRQYNAKISRPLLDRIDINVNVQKVAYEDLLGTKKAETSAQIRKRVLAAQKIQRERYRSESFHFNSQLDGRRTQKYIKLGSTEEAMIRDVFEETDLSARGYNRVLKIARTIADLDGSPEIREIHLKEALFFRYQNLLEDGETGRNRSYGKGAFGYGS
- the dprA gene encoding DNA-processing protein DprA, which gives rise to MDLDLLHLWLGMFPDITNMTMGKILAYFGGLQELWEAPDREIQGALTEIQGSKILELRDEKKIIAYKNRLKERNITYIYPGHPYFPEELLNIPDCPRLLYARGRVEELALNRPGIAVVGARKASAYGKEIARSFVSKLASYQTNIISGLAAGIDGTAQRAAVEIENGFTIAVLGCGINICYPRENYDLYECIERSGVILSEYGLDVEPAKWRFPLRNRIISGLAKGVLVVEAQKKSGSLITADQALEQGREVYAVPGRIGDRNSEGCNQLIRQGAMLVTDAADIIDELGLCKKEEIAQKKDMVCREQLDLPEQEIFACLGRDVVYIEDICSRVDQPPALVLSTLFDMEKKGYIRQPMRYYFTAVFS
- the topA gene encoding type I DNA topoisomerase; amino-acid sequence: MAKYLVIVESPAKAKTIKKFLGSNYEVIASNGHVRDLPKSQMGIDVDNDFEPKYITIRGKGDILAQLRKEVKKADKVYLATDPDREGEAISYHLSKALKLDDKKYKRITFNEITKNAVKNSIKQARDIDMALVDAQQARRVLDRLVGYKISPLLWAKIKRGLSAGRVQSVALKLICDREKEINEFIPKEYWTLSAMLAPEKAKKSIEFKYMGNGSDKEEISSRAELDHIIETIGKQSFKIASIKDSERHKKAPLPFTTSTLQQEASSKLNFATSKTMRIAQQLYEGVEIKGRGSIGLISYLRTDSTRISDEAAAAAKDYIIKNFGEDYTAGIPRADKPGKKIQDAHEAIRPTDITLSPAAIKDQLSREQFRLYQLIYNRFLASQMAEAVYSIKTVKAEVAGYRFQTSVSKIAFAGFTTVYNVDNEKSEHIAGIKDLNEGDLLKLEDFDEKQHFTQPPARYTEALLVRTLEELGIGRPSTYAPTISTILNRRYITKENKKLYVTELGEAVNQIMEQAFPVIIDVNFTANLESLLDKIGEGAIEWKVVVRNFYPDLDAAVKKAESELQSIKIEDEVTDEVCDECGRNMVVKYGPHGKFLACPGFPDCKFTKPFFEKTGVPCPKCGGDIVIKKTRKGRRYYGCINAPECDFMSWAKPSREKCPVCGSYMVEKGNKLLCSAENCGYSRDNTEKGK
- the codY gene encoding GTP-sensing pleiotropic transcriptional regulator CodY, coding for MSVQLLDKTRKINKLLHNNNSHKVVFNDICDVLSDILKSNVLVISKKGKVLGIKNREDIPEIHELIEDKVGLLIDSMLNERLLLVLSTKENVNLTTLGFDSDNIEKYQGLLLPIDIAGERLGTLFLYKLDAQYDIDDIILGEYGTTVVGLEMMRALNEENAEEDRKIAIVRSAISTLSFSELQAIKHIFSELDGKEGILVASKVADRVGITRSVIVNALRKFESAGVIEARSSGMKGTYIKVLNDVVFDELKAV
- the rpsB gene encoding 30S ribosomal protein S2 — its product is MSVISMKQLLEAGVHFGHQTRRWNPKMKPYIYTERNGIYIIDLQKSVGMVDDAYNAIGDCVANGGKILFVGTKKQAQDSIKSEAERCGMYYVNERWLGGMLTNFSTIQTRIATLKKYEAMEADGTFDVLPKKEVIQIKKEMEKLQKNLGGIKEMKEIPDMIFVVDPKKERICIQEAHSLGIKLVGIADTNCDPEELDYVIPGNDDAIRAVKLIVSKMADAVIEAQQGADATDAEEVADEEAAVEE
- the tsf gene encoding translation elongation factor Ts, producing MAITASMVKELRELTGAGMMDCKKALTETNGDMDAAVEVLKKSGAAKAEKKAARIAAEGIAKVAIDGNTAVVVEVNSETDFVAKNAIFQEFVQAVADKALTVDTEKAGDGEDVVSILDMKADLDDKILKIGEKISIRRFEKVTADVVASYIHGGGRIGVLVAGNGASDDAAKEALTNIAMQIAAMNPQYISRDEISADELAKMKEITIDSALNDPFSLPKPVLSKLIEKAVAGVWSAEDVAIYEEKKSNMNFLPNFLSKEAKAQLAEIACADKEEISGNKIFSGLVEGRISKQMKEICLLDQGYVKAEDGKQTVAAYLKSVNPALKIAKFVRFEVGEGMEKKNEDFAAEVAKQMNV